ATGAGTTCAACTTCTGAGAACAAAATAGGAACCCAGAGATATCCTCATATGCTTGGTACTGTGCAAGTGTACTCTTCAATAAACCAGTAACTTGATccacagtaaataaaaaaaaatactgaaCTCTGAAGGATTCTTCAAGTGATTCAGGGGTTGACTGATCAGCATTCTTGCcaaaacgttttttttttttcctacgaatttcaagttcttcatcaaacACAGAGTCAATTTCCGTTTTGGTGGCAATTTCTTTAGCAACATTCAGTGCTTCTGCAAACCCAACTTCCCTGTACTTCTCAAAAAGCTTGATCAACCTTTTTACTTCAATAATAGCAATATCAAGACGCATAACTTTAGATTGCAAGTATTTGCTTACAGATTCAACAGCAGATAATATATCAAACCAAATGATCATACCTAACAAGAACTCATATTCAAGACCATATGTTGCTAGACAATTAGTTTGGCTGACTATTCCGAggtcaaactcagtatctgcTACTTGAAGTAAGGCTTCTATTATATCTGAAGCATGGAACCTTATTGCTTTGACACATTCAAGGCAACTCTCCCAGCGTATGGTTGACAATGGTTCAAGAGCTAACCCTTTTACATTATCGTTCAAAATTTGCCATCACTGTACAATGAGCAAACACTGAATAAATGCACTGGATGGATCCAAAAAAACTGAACAGTTTGCTAGTAGGGTTTACCATATCACAGTGTTACATTGAGACTACGACAACCCCATGGGGTGTACGATGCTCTTGGATTTATACCTgaaagtttttcttgaataccTTCAGCTCCTCCTTTCACCAGAGACCCAATGCCATATCCCTGTCCTCTCACATCATCAAGATCAAGAGCTTTTAACACATTCTGCAATTGTTCAAAAGGTCCATGTTCAGACGTATTGCTGAAGTTTAAGAACTCTAAAAAGTACTCATCTACGTTTATTGGACTAGTAGAAAAATCCACACATCGCAGTATCAAAAACATTTGTTTTTCACCATCTGCATCAAGAGCACAGTCCAAAATCACAGAAAAATACTTGGCTTCTTTAACTTTCCGGACGATTGAACTTTTGATCTCAGAAGCTAGAATATTAGTCCTGGATGTTGCGTCCAAGATGATAGGGTCAATCCCTCCTTAATGAAGGTgtgaaaactatgtgatgttcacatgagtaaatcaagcacacATATTGCTTTGGTGCCCATTAATTGATGGATTTggttttgttgaaacttggagcaacctttgttgaaggtaagaaacaaatctacaactttatggtggtaggtggttgatttgtttgacaaagaaagaagaatgcattcatgagcatgccaacattgagcatgaatcaaggaagaatattgactttgcttccatacatgttacatgcaaatgcatgaattgcacaaagatgtttgcctatataaaggcatgagaagtggtgcaatatacatagaagaacaataagtgagagatcatcttgtgtgtgatcaagagtgagagatagagagaaaactccaagtagagagttttgtgtgtgtagcaaaataaagtgtgtgagagtgtatcccttcaagtgtgagtcttgaagtagtgtttctctcGGTGTAACCTTTTTCGTATAGTGGAGGTTCTTTATTGTTGCTACACGTGGACGTATGCACTTTGCCGAACCACGTTAAATCTCGgtgttctctttcattttattttcgcttgtggttgtgagttatttTAATTTCCATTCTTCAGTTCATTCTTCTGCATTCCCTaacagtggtatcagagctcctGGTTCTGACTGGGAGCTGCTAGAATGGAAAGATCACGAAGTACCATGATCAGACTCAACCACTCCAACTGGATTACCTGGAAGCCGAGAATGGGGGATATTCTCTATTGCAAAGATTTACATGAGCCGATCAAGGGAGACGATGCTAAGCCAAGTGAGATTTCACCAGCAATTTGGACGAAGATGAACCGCAAAGCCATCGGTCATATTCGTGAATGGGTAGACGATAGTGTGTTTCACCATGTTGCCAATGAAACCAGCGCGCATGAGCTTTGGTTGAAGCTGGAGtccttatttgagaaaaagaCTACTGCCAAGAAAGCTTTTCTCATTAAAGAGCTCGTCAACATGAAGTATCGGGGAGGCGTTCGAGTAACCGAGCACCTCAACAACTTTCAGAGTGTACTCAATCAATTAGCCACGATGAGCATGAAAATTGATGACGAGTTACAAGCATTGGTGCTGCTCGGGTCGTTACCAGATAGCTGGGAGACATTTGTTGTCATTGTAAGTAACTCTGCTCCAAATGGTGTATTATCTatggaaaatattaaagataatatgttgaacgaagaaacaagaaggagttcttcatcaagttcagAAAATGGTCAATTCTTCGTTgcggagaagagaggaaggagCAAGAACAAATGACCCAGAGGTCACGAAAGGAGTATGAGCAAATCCAGAACAAGGTTCAACGGCAAGTGTCATCATTGTGGTCTTCCAGGCCACATGAAGaaaaattgtaacaaattAAAGTGGGAATTCAAAGAAGCGAGAGAAGACGCTGCTCATCAACAAAAAGAGGACATAAACAATGTTGCTGCTGCGGTGTCTCATGATGAGTGTGAGTTCCTGTCACTTGGAGGTGAATGTCTACTAGTAGATAATCCTGGAGTCCAATGGATCGTTGATTCCGGAGCCTCATTTCATGCCACCTCTCACGTAGAGTTCTTCACTACGTACAAAGCAGATGACTTTGGTAAAGTGAATATGGGCAATGACAGCTACTCCAATATTGCTGGAATTTGAGATATTTGCTTGCAGACAGCTGTGGGCTGTCAGTTATTGTTAAAAGATGTGAGACATGTTCCTGGTCTACGTCTCAATCTTATGTCAACTGGTGTACTTGATCGACAAGGCTTTCATCatcatggtggtgatggaaagTGGAAGCTTACCAAGGGATCTCTTGTAGTTGCCAGAGGAAAAATGTGTTGCACACTCTACACGACTTATGGAAATATATGCAAGAGTGAGCTGAATGCAGTCGGGGAATCTTCTCCAAGTTTGTGGCATAGACGTCTTGGCCATATGAGTGAGAAATGACTGTAGTTGTTGGCAAAGAAGTCGCTAATTCTTGTTACCAAAGGTAACTCATTAGACtcttgtgattattgtttatatggcaagcataagaaaattagtttttCAAAGACTTTCACTAGGAAATAAAATATTCTAGATCTTATACATTCAGATGTGTGTGGCCCGATGGAAGAAGAATCATTAGGTATGCATAAgtattttgttacttatatCGATGATGCTTCACGAAAGGTTAGGGTTTATTTGTTGAAATCCAAAGACCAGGTGTTCTAGACATTTACAATTTTCCACACTATGGTGGAAAGGAAGACTGGAAGAAAATTGAAGTGTCTTCGTAGTGATAATGGCGGAGAGTACATAGCGCACGAATTTAGAGATTATTGTGCAAAGCATGGCATCAGACATGAGAAGACAGTTCCTGGCACCCCTCAACATAATGGCGTAGCAGAGCAGATGAACCGTACCATTATGGAGAAAGTCAGATGCATGTTGAAGATgacaaaattatcaaaagaatTTTGGGGAGAAGCTGTGAAGACTGCGTGCTACCTAATCAACAGAGCACCGTGTATACCTTTGGAATTCAAGACTCCAAATGAAGTCTGGACCGGGAAAGATGCATCCTACTCACATTTAAGAGTATTTGGATGTAAAGCATTCGCACTTGTATCCA
This genomic interval from Argentina anserina chromosome 1, drPotAnse1.1, whole genome shotgun sequence contains the following:
- the LOC126794724 gene encoding uncharacterized protein LOC126794724: MFLILRCVDFSTSPINVDEYFLEFLNFSNTSEHGPFEQLQNVLKALDLDDVRGQGYGIGSLVKGGAEGLALEPLSTIRWESCLECVKAIRFHASDIIEALLQVADTEFDLGIVSQTNCLATYGLEYEFLLGMIIWFDILSAVESVSKYLQSKVMRLDIAIIEVKRLIKLFEKYREVGFAEALNVAKEIATKTEIDSVFDEELEIRRKKKKRFGKNADQSTPESLEESFRVQYFFLFTVDQVTGLLKSTLAQYQAYEDISGFLFCSQKLNSLGEEHLQTSCDHLAMFLNHGKFADFDENSLFKELKSFRKQLPKENMTAIEILNFMKGLDFLPHASIAYRVMLTVPSYSHPLVVFQSWRY